Below is a window of Agathobacter rectalis ATCC 33656 DNA.
CCACTCCTGCAGATTAGCTTCCAGCTGTGTGTAATACAGTTCCGCTTCCCGGATTGCCTGATCCGATGACAGATAACTGGTTCCGGTGTAAGTGATCACATTTTGTAAAAACACTGCAGAGCATGACGTGACATTCGTTATGATCAGAAACATCAATCCGATCAGAACTGCTACACTGATATACACCTTCCGGTTTTCTTTAAAAAAGTTGGTGACTTTGCCGCCAATCTTCTTGATATAATCAATCGTACCTTTTGTAGCTGTTCCTACTGTCTGTTCACTTCGCTTCGCTTTGGCATAATCCCGTTTGATCTGTTGCTTCTGAATCTGTTTTTTCAGTTTCTTCTGTTCCTGACGGGCTGCCGCCTGTGTCTGTTTCTCTTCCTGTCTTTCAAGTCTGCTTCTTTTTCTGAATGCCCTCTGTTTCCTGCGTCTGGCACTTCTCTGTTCCAGCCGGTAAACACCTTCGCCGCTTTCTTCTAACTTATGGGCACCTTCTACCGCCGCATTATCGTCTTCATTTTTGCTGATCTCACGGTGCAATGCTGCGGAAGCTGCACTTCCTGCTTTCTTGACAACAGAAGTTTTTTCTGTTTTCACAGATTCCCCTTCGCCAAACTTCAAGCGGGATTTCTTCTTTCCAGGAGCTTCTCCATCATTTGCCTGATAGACCTGTGCCTTCTTGGAATGCTGCTTTGCTTCCTTCTTCTTTTTTGCTTCCTCATAAGAAAACTTTTTGGCTTTTTCCTTCTGTTTCTGATGTCGGAAATTGACTCCATCCGTATCCATCTGGTTCAATTTCTCCATATCTTTATCATTTTTCACAGAAGCACCAGTTTCCTCATAAGCAAACTTCAAACGCTGTTTTTGTTTTGGCTTTTTGCTACCACCGGTCTGATTTCTCCGGCTGTCTCCTCTGTTTTCTGATAGATCCGCACGTTTTTCTTTCAGTCTCCCTGACTGTCCGGCTTCGGATTTTTCTGCAAGTCTGGATTCTTTTCCGACTTCAGCACGGATTCTTTTTCTATTTTGCTGTTTTCTACTCTGTCCAAGATCCTCACTTTGCTTCTCTGCCCGTATCAGTTCCGGTGCATCTCTGGATTTTTGCACAGAGGGACGAATATTTTTCCCACTCCGTTCAGACTGGCGGGAAGACTTATCCACAAGGCTTACTTCTTTTTCCCCCTGTTTTCCTCCCATCTGCACATCACTGGCACGGTTACTGACACGAACAGAAGATTTATCCGTCAGGTTTTCTTCCACCAGACCATCCTTGGTCATTTTCTGGACTTTCTTATCCCTGACTTTCATTCTCTGTTCTGCCACTGATTACTCCTCCTTCTTCGGATACCCTTTCCCTGCCTGTAATAAACAAAGAAAAGCGATGCCAAATACAGCACCGCCACAAAATGTCAATCCATATGAAATTACCTGTAACATTGTTTTACTCCTCCTGTATTACCCTGCTTCGGCTGTTTCCTCCGGGCGGGTTGTCATAATCTTATAAAGGGAATTCTTCGGGAATCTGTCTACAAACGGAATAATCACATTTCCATAGAACAGAAGTCCTTCACCCTCATTACTGTTGGTTACATAAGACAGCTGGGTTGGTGAAATATTCAACTGTTTAGCCAGAATCTGCCTGTCACCGGATGCCTGGTTGAGCATATAGATAAAATCAGAGTTTTCAAAAATATTCTCGATTTCCCTGGAAGCTAAAAGATCCTTAATGTTCTGGGTAATTCCTGTCGGAATACCGCCCCATTTACGGAATCGCTTCCAGATTTCCACGCTGTAGGCTGCTGTCTGTTCTTCTTTTAAGAGAAGATGGAATTCATCCACATAGTAACGGGTGGATTTATGAGCGGAACGGTTGATCGTCACTCGGTTCCATACCTGGTCCTGCACAATCAGCATCCCGATCTTCTTCAGCTGTTTTCCAAGCTCCTTGATATCAAAACATACGATACGGTTGTTGATGTCCACATTTGTGCGATGATTAAATACATTTAGGGAACCTGTAACGTAAATCTCCAATGAAGTTGCCAGACGCTGTGCTTCCGGCTCTTCCTGTTTCCGCAACAGATTATATAAATCCTCCAGTATCGGCATCTTCTCTGGCACCGGATCAGCGAGATATTCCTGATAGACCAGCCGCACACAACGGTCAATGATCGTCTTTTCTACCGGTTCCAGTCCATTCTTTCCACCGACAATCAGTTCACACAGGGACAGAATAAAATCTGCCTTTAAGGACAGCGGATTATCTTCCTCTGAATAATTCAGGTTCAGATCCATCGGATTGATATACTGGTCTGATACCGGTGAAATCCGGATGACCTGTCCGTGCAGTGCCTGCACCAGTGGATAATACTCGGCTTCTGGATCACAAATAATAATATCGTCCTCCGTAATCAGGAAACAGTTCGTAATTTCTCTTTTTGCTGAGAAGGATTTACCGGAACCAGGTGTACCAAGAATCAGTCCATTCGGGTTCTTCAGACGCTTCCGGTCAACCATAATCATGTTGTTGGATAATGCATTCAATCCATAATAAAGAGCTTCCCCTTCCTGGAACAGTTCCTGTGTCGTAAATGGCACAAAGATCGCTGTTGCCGATGTGGTAAGCCCTCTCTGAATCTCAATTCGATTGACTCCCAGTGGAATACAGGACATCAATGCTGCTTCCTGCTGATAGTCCAGCTGTTTTAAGGAACAGTTGTATTTTTGTGCGATACCCTGTACCTGGAAGATATTGTTATCCAGCTTCTGACGCTTCTTTGCGGTATTCATCACCAACACTGTCACAAGAAACATACGCTCATTTCTGGACTGTAAATCTTCCAGCAGATTCTTTGCTTCTTCCCCGTAGGTCACAAGATCCGATGGAAGCACATCCATGTCATACCCGGAACGTACCGCCCGCTTCTGCTCTTCAATCTTCATCTTATCCAAATCTGAAATCTTGCTCTTGATCATCTTGATCGCAGAACTCTGGTCAATGGACTGGATATGAATATTGACATTGATGCTGTCATCCACATCCAGGAAATCTGCAAGCATCCGGTCTGTAAGCTCCGGTGCCAGGATCTGCAGATAACTCACGCTTCCCATGGTCTTTCCCATCAGAAATGTCTGATTCTTGGAAAAGTTAAAGGAAGTTGGTGCAATAAAGTCTTTGGTCTTTAATCCTGTTTCCGGCAGCATCTTGTACTGGAACTTAAATGGTTCAATCCGATCCTGGTTGAACACATGATACAGAATCTCCAGTCGCTCCAGACCATTTAAGGAATGTGCCTGTGCTCCCAGAACTTTAAAGTTGTTCAGGATATCGGCTTCAATCCTTTCAAGCCTTGGTCTTGCCACCTTCAGGCTTTCTGCTTCGATTCCAAAAGTGATATACTTGGTTTTCACCAGACCATTGTTTCCCTTGGAAAGCTGATTTTTTAACATGGTCCGGTACTCCTCACGAATGGCATTGAAGTCATCGTTCTGATCCGGAATATCAATACTTTTCTCAAATTCAGCCACATCCACCTGCTGATTGATAAAGGACAGCTGCACACTGATGGAAGAATCAAAGTAATTTAAAAAATCACAGTAATTCTCAAATATCGTGGTCTTATCCTCATTTAAAGCCAGCTGATAATTGATGTCATAAAACTGAATTGTCTTAGAGAAAAAGGTCTTTGTCACCTGGCAGATACCATCCTGCAGCATCCGAATATACGGAATACTCTGCTGTGCAGTTGTAGGAATGTTTTTCTGTTTCCTACGATCCCGTTCCTGCTTCTTCCTACGCTTTTCCTGTTCTCTTTCTTTTCTGCTTTTTTTGTTTCTTCTTTCCTGACGGTTTCTTTTTTCCGCCAGGGACAGACGCTCCTGCTGAGCCTCCTGCTTTGTCTTTTTTGCCATCCGGCACACCCTCCTTTTTTACAAGGGTGGAAATCTCCTGATAAAAATTTTCTGTCTTATATGGTCTTACCGCTGGACATATAAACTTCTGTCGAATGATATTTGCCACCACTTTTTCAAAGGGAAGCCCGTCTTTTTCATACATCGCCATGAAGAAAAACGGAAGCATGATCGTTACCATCAGAATGGCAGCGATACTGGAACCGATTGGTTTTCTCATGAACAGATAAAACGGAATTCCCACAACTGCGGCAAGTGAAAAGAAAATCAACTGCCGCTTTGTCAGATTTAACGCTACTTTTGTTTTGACCTTGGTAAGGTCTTTTGGTACTGGTACATACGCCATGGTATGCGCTCCTTTCCTGCCCGTTAGTGGGCATTGAATATTGATTTGCTAAGGCTTCCGGTCTTGAATAATGAAAATGCAAGAATCACGGTATACGCCGCTACTGAAAACATTGCTGCATGAAGGTCACTGGATATGGTCATTGCATTTACTAAAACTGCATAAATTCCCACACAGACCATCATGAAGAATCCCTGAAATGCCAGTGCGAACAAGCCTTTTAAATAGTTGTTTCCGATATTGCCCCATTCCTTATTGGTCATGGTGGCAAACGGAATTGGTGCTATGGAAGTATAAAGGTAAATTTCTATCATTCTTCCGTACAAAATAACGGTTATGATGATCGACAGAATCCGCATGGTAATACTGATCAACAGCGTTTCCATGGATAGCAGGAACAAATCCCCCAGTTCCATATCTTCCAGTGCATCCACAATCCTTGCGACTGCTTCTGATGCATCCACCGCTGTGTTCCCGGAGATCACCCCGGCGGCATTGTTGACCACATGCTGGCCAACATCAAAGACCGCCATCGTGATATTGAACGTATTTGTCACCAAATAAATGGCTACATACGCCTTGAAAATCCAGAGGAAAATGTTGTAAGTCTCAAATTCATGGAAATTGTTTTTCTGCGTTACCATCGTAATCAGCTCATAGCACAAGACAAAGGTGATGATCAGTCCCGCAATGGGGACAATTACTGTCTGGGAAATGTTCTGGATCAGATTAAAGATCCCTGCATTCCATCCCTGCGGTGTCTGTCCCACCTGCCCGGCTATGGTTCCCACCTGCTCATTGACAGACGTGAACATGTTATCCAAACATGACTTGATAAGCCCGATCAGGATATCCTTTATCGCTTCCGTAATTCTCTCAATGATGGTGTTCATCTACCACTCCTCTTAAGAGAACAATGTTGCCAGCTGTGGAATCAGGGTAGTTCCCAGCAGCATGATTCCGGCACCAGCCATCAGCTGTTTGATGCCCTGGCTCTTTGCTGATGTGTGATAAAGAAGTAATAGAAGTGTAAAAAATTTTGCCGTTCCTATCCGGCACTTGCGCATTGTGTCGGATAGGTCGGGCGGTTATTCGGGCAAGTCCACCTTGCCAACAAAAGAATAATAAATCTCAATGTCCTGTCTGCGGGTCTTGTTCTCGTCATAGCTGCACTCATGCACAACGATTTTCTCTACAAACTCCCGCAACAGAGTAGGGGTAAGTTCTTCAAAACTGGTATGCCGCCGGACAACATTCATAAACTTTTCTGCGTTCACGGTGGCTTCCTGTGCTTTGGAAAGCTCCGCTTGGATAGCGGCGGCTCTTTCTTTCAGTTCCCGTTGTTCTGCTTCATAGTCTGCCGACAGTTCTGTGAAACGCTCGTCTGATATGCGCCCGGTCACGCTGTCCTCATACAGCCGCTTGAAGATAGCGGATAACTCGGCTATGCGTTTCTCGGCGGCTTCCAGTTCCTTTTTCTTGGCGGCGTTCCTGCGTTTGCCCCCGTCCTCGTTCTGCTCAATCAAGAGCTTCATAAACCGGGCTTCATGCTTTGCCGCATAGCTGGTCACTTTCCGCAGATTGGAGAGTACACCAGCGGTCAAGAGGTCGGTGCGGATAAAGTGCGCCGTACAGTCATGGGTGCGCTTCTTGTAGCTGCCGCAGATATAACAGTCCTGCTTGCGCTTGTCCGTCTGGTATCGCTGCTGATACATGACGCTGCCGCAGTCTGCACAGAACAGTATGCCGGAGAACAAGCCCACTTCATCATAGCGGTTGGGGCGTTTGCGCTGCTTGCGAAGCTCCTGCACCCGTTCCCATGTTTGGGTGTCTATGATAGGCTCGTGGTGATTCTCGAAAATCACTTGCTTTTCCGGGGGATTTTCTACACTGTGCTTGACTTTGTAAGAGAGTTTTTCCGTCTTGAAGTTTACCAGACAGCCTGTGTATTCCCGGTTTTCAAGGATATGCACAACGGTATTGGTCGCCCACTTGCACTCATAGCCGGGGTGGTAGCGGCGGGTGCTGCCCGTCCTGCGGTATTCCAGCGTCCCCGGCGTGGGGATTTGCTGCTCTGTGAGCATACGGGCTATCTTGGTCGGACCATTCCCGGCAAGGCAGAGGTTGTATATCTGCTTGACTACGGGTGCAGCTTCCTCGTCAATAATGAAATTTTCGTCCTCGTCCATGAGGTAGCCATACACAGGCTTGCTTGTGATGGGCTTGCCACTCATGCCTTTTGAGCGTTTTACTGCTTTGATTTTCTTGCTCGTATCTCTCACCAGCCATTCGTTAAAGATATTCCGCAGCGGGGCAAAGTCATTGTCGCCCTGTGCGCTGTCCACTCCGTCATTGATAGCGATGAAGCGGACACCTTTCTGTGGGAAAATCATTTCCGTGTACATTCCCACTTGCAGGTAGTTTCTCCCTAACCTCGACATATCCTTTACGATAACTGTCCCTACTTTTCCGGCTTCAATGTCCGCAAGCATGGCTTGAAAACCGGGTCTTTGAAAGTTCGCACCAGAATAACCGTCGTCCGTGTACCAGCGCAGATTGGAAAAGCCGTTCTGCTTTGCATAGGTTTCAAGGATACGCTTCTGATTGGAAATGGAATTGCTCTCGCCTTGCAGCTCGTCCTCATGGGAAAGTCTTGGGTAAAGGGCGGTAATTGGTTGTTGGTTGGTCTGTCTTAACATAAAATCCTCCGTTTCCGACAGCCAGCCCCACTATTCCGTACCTTGATTGTACCACATGGGGCGGCTGTCTGTATAGCGGCAAAAGCGTCAAATCTGCTTCTTTATGGTCGGTCAAATC
It encodes the following:
- a CDS encoding VirB4-like conjugal transfer ATPase, CD1110 family, whose protein sequence is MAKKTKQEAQQERLSLAEKRNRQERRNKKSRKEREQEKRRKKQERDRRKQKNIPTTAQQSIPYIRMLQDGICQVTKTFFSKTIQFYDINYQLALNEDKTTIFENYCDFLNYFDSSISVQLSFINQQVDVAEFEKSIDIPDQNDDFNAIREEYRTMLKNQLSKGNNGLVKTKYITFGIEAESLKVARPRLERIEADILNNFKVLGAQAHSLNGLERLEILYHVFNQDRIEPFKFQYKMLPETGLKTKDFIAPTSFNFSKNQTFLMGKTMGSVSYLQILAPELTDRMLADFLDVDDSINVNIHIQSIDQSSAIKMIKSKISDLDKMKIEEQKRAVRSGYDMDVLPSDLVTYGEEAKNLLEDLQSRNERMFLVTVLVMNTAKKRQKLDNNIFQVQGIAQKYNCSLKQLDYQQEAALMSCIPLGVNRIEIQRGLTTSATAIFVPFTTQELFQEGEALYYGLNALSNNMIMVDRKRLKNPNGLILGTPGSGKSFSAKREITNCFLITEDDIIICDPEAEYYPLVQALHGQVIRISPVSDQYINPMDLNLNYSEEDNPLSLKADFILSLCELIVGGKNGLEPVEKTIIDRCVRLVYQEYLADPVPEKMPILEDLYNLLRKQEEPEAQRLATSLEIYVTGSLNVFNHRTNVDINNRIVCFDIKELGKQLKKIGMLIVQDQVWNRVTINRSAHKSTRYYVDEFHLLLKEEQTAAYSVEIWKRFRKWGGIPTGITQNIKDLLASREIENIFENSDFIYMLNQASGDRQILAKQLNISPTQLSYVTNSNEGEGLLFYGNVIIPFVDRFPKNSLYKIMTTRPEETAEAG
- a CDS encoding PrgI family protein — translated: MAYVPVPKDLTKVKTKVALNLTKRQLIFFSLAAVVGIPFYLFMRKPIGSSIAAILMVTIMLPFFFMAMYEKDGLPFEKVVANIIRQKFICPAVRPYKTENFYQEISTLVKKEGVPDGKKDKAGGSAGASVPGGKKKPSGKKKQKKQKRKRTGKA
- a CDS encoding VirB6/TrbL-like conjugal transfer protein, CD1112 family, whose translation is MNTIIERITEAIKDILIGLIKSCLDNMFTSVNEQVGTIAGQVGQTPQGWNAGIFNLIQNISQTVIVPIAGLIITFVLCYELITMVTQKNNFHEFETYNIFLWIFKAYVAIYLVTNTFNITMAVFDVGQHVVNNAAGVISGNTAVDASEAVARIVDALEDMELGDLFLLSMETLLISITMRILSIIITVILYGRMIEIYLYTSIAPIPFATMTNKEWGNIGNNYLKGLFALAFQGFFMMVCVGIYAVLVNAMTISSDLHAAMFSVAAYTVILAFSLFKTGSLSKSIFNAH
- a CDS encoding Maff2 family mobile element protein, translating into MRKCRIGTAKFFTLLLLLYHTSAKSQGIKQLMAGAGIMLLGTTLIPQLATLFS
- a CDS encoding recombinase family protein — its product is MLRQTNQQPITALYPRLSHEDELQGESNSISNQKRILETYAKQNGFSNLRWYTDDGYSGANFQRPGFQAMLADIEAGKVGTVIVKDMSRLGRNYLQVGMYTEMIFPQKGVRFIAINDGVDSAQGDNDFAPLRNIFNEWLVRDTSKKIKAVKRSKGMSGKPITSKPVYGYLMDEDENFIIDEEAAPVVKQIYNLCLAGNGPTKIARMLTEQQIPTPGTLEYRRTGSTRRYHPGYECKWATNTVVHILENREYTGCLVNFKTEKLSYKVKHSVENPPEKQVIFENHHEPIIDTQTWERVQELRKQRKRPNRYDEVGLFSGILFCADCGSVMYQQRYQTDKRKQDCYICGSYKKRTHDCTAHFIRTDLLTAGVLSNLRKVTSYAAKHEARFMKLLIEQNEDGGKRRNAAKKKELEAAEKRIAELSAIFKRLYEDSVTGRISDERFTELSADYEAEQRELKERAAAIQAELSKAQEATVNAEKFMNVVRRHTSFEELTPTLLREFVEKIVVHECSYDENKTRRQDIEIYYSFVGKVDLPE